One region of Candidatus Obscuribacterales bacterium genomic DNA includes:
- a CDS encoding RidA family protein produces MERQHVSTGTPWETLAGYSRAVRVGPFVYVAGTTATNEKGEISSTDPYEQTCHILQRIANALEAVGASLSHVVRTRIYITNMDDWQAVARAHGDVFADIRPANTLVEVSRLATPDMQVEIEVDAVIPDASL; encoded by the coding sequence ATGGAACGTCAGCACGTTTCAACCGGTACTCCCTGGGAGACCTTGGCAGGCTATTCCCGAGCAGTGCGCGTTGGCCCATTTGTCTATGTAGCTGGTACAACGGCCACCAATGAGAAGGGTGAAATTTCTAGTACGGATCCCTATGAGCAAACCTGCCATATCTTGCAGCGGATTGCTAACGCGCTTGAAGCTGTCGGTGCTTCCCTCAGCCATGTGGTACGCACCCGAATCTACATCACTAATATGGACGACTGGCAGGCCGTGGCTCGGGCCCATGGCGATGTGTTTGCTGACATTCGCCCAGCGAATACGCTCGTAGAAGTGAGTCGGCTGGCAACACCAGATATGCAAGTTGAAATTGAGGTCGATGCGGTGATCCCCGATGCATCCCTTTAG
- a CDS encoding iron uptake porin produces MSPKILWKSLLVTPAILGTAIFASSSAIASEEINTDVTSVSSLEQIADYANEGSVDSMGQVTSITQLSDVQPTDWAYQALSSLIDRYGCIAGYPDGTFRGNQAMTRYEFAAGLNACLEGFARTVTGGDLTTLEQLLQQFEAELATLRGRVDALEARTAQLEANQFSTTTKLNGNAIFSTAAVLDSDEVFDDQVTFGYRTEMNFDSSFTGDDRLRIRLRARDVQDFAADPIGFSYGGSNGGDVVLDNLFYDFPLTNSIDVRIGANSLAVDDFVASTISPLDSSTSGSLSNFGFPQQYNIAAVGDAGAGVIVQLTDNLSLDLGYTAGEAASPLEGSGLFNGPYSAIGQLTFLSGSFDAALTYIRTYNTAGLGVPDYNANNFGFQGNFRLNDTIEIGGGVAYSDVDAIGSDDDAEVWSYQGTLAFNDLGGSGNMLGVLAGIVPYSRDNFGLVGGAPARSVNTSFLAEVFYRLQVNDRISVTPSVIYLDDPGNNDALDSSLIGAIRTTFSF; encoded by the coding sequence ATGTCTCCGAAAATTCTTTGGAAGTCCCTGCTGGTAACTCCAGCTATCTTGGGCACAGCTATCTTTGCATCGTCTTCCGCGATTGCATCAGAAGAAATCAATACCGACGTCACCAGCGTTTCTAGCCTTGAGCAAATTGCTGACTACGCCAACGAAGGTAGCGTTGACAGCATGGGTCAGGTGACCTCGATTACTCAACTCTCTGATGTGCAACCCACCGACTGGGCATACCAAGCACTCAGCTCTTTGATCGACCGCTACGGTTGTATTGCTGGTTATCCCGACGGTACCTTCCGCGGCAACCAAGCCATGACTCGTTATGAGTTTGCAGCTGGTTTGAACGCTTGTTTGGAAGGATTTGCTCGCACCGTTACCGGTGGCGACCTAACCACTCTTGAGCAACTTCTACAACAGTTTGAAGCTGAACTAGCTACCCTACGCGGCCGTGTTGATGCTCTAGAAGCTCGCACCGCTCAACTAGAAGCTAACCAGTTCTCCACCACCACCAAACTGAACGGTAATGCTATCTTCAGCACCGCCGCTGTTTTGGACAGTGACGAAGTCTTCGACGACCAAGTCACCTTCGGCTACCGGACGGAGATGAACTTCGACTCTAGCTTCACCGGTGATGACCGTCTGCGCATTCGCCTCCGCGCTCGCGATGTGCAAGACTTTGCTGCTGACCCCATTGGCTTCTCCTACGGCGGCAGCAATGGTGGTGATGTTGTCCTAGACAACCTGTTCTACGACTTCCCTCTAACCAACAGCATTGATGTTCGCATCGGTGCTAACAGCTTGGCTGTAGATGATTTCGTTGCCAGCACCATCAGCCCCTTGGATAGCTCCACCAGTGGTTCGCTGTCTAACTTTGGTTTCCCACAGCAGTACAATATTGCAGCCGTGGGTGACGCTGGTGCCGGTGTCATCGTTCAGCTCACCGATAACTTGAGCCTCGACCTAGGTTACACAGCAGGCGAAGCTGCTAGCCCCTTGGAAGGTTCTGGCTTGTTCAATGGTCCTTACAGCGCCATCGGTCAGTTGACCTTCTTGAGCGGCTCCTTTGATGCAGCTCTGACCTACATCCGCACCTACAACACCGCCGGTTTGGGTGTACCTGATTACAACGCTAACAACTTTGGTTTCCAAGGTAACTTCCGTTTGAACGACACCATTGAAATCGGTGGTGGCGTTGCCTACTCCGATGTCGATGCTATCGGCTCTGATGATGACGCTGAAGTTTGGAGCTACCAAGGAACCTTGGCCTTTAATGACCTCGGTGGTAGCGGCAACATGCTTGGTGTTCTAGCCGGTATCGTTCCTTACAGCCGCGACAACTTCGGACTCGTTGGTGGCGCACCTGCTCGTAGCGTCAACACCTCCTTCTTGGCTGAAGTATTCTACCGCCTGCAAGTGAACGATCGCATCTCGGTCACCCCATCGGTGATCTACCTCGACGATCCAGGTAACAACGATGCTTTGGATTCTTCCTTGATTGGTGCTATCCGCACTACCTTCAGCTTCTAA
- a CDS encoding SIMPL domain-containing protein (The SIMPL domain is named for its presence in mouse protein SIMPL (signalling molecule that associates with mouse pelle-like kinase). Bacterial member BP26, from Brucella, was shown to assemble into a channel-like structure, while YggE from E. coli has been associated with resistance to oxidative stress.): MKPFYSHGLRLSVTVAIATVLGIGLGQVGQAATPVEAAAPAVEETEASGPIAPSWLESEQIAQLLYPPVSNSQGLMVVGQGVARRPADSVKISMSFYRTDPYYDYYGWEEDGSEPYTPPTPEPLTEAALRPAVNAIIATGVPATAIEIDLTGNMGGFYGTENTASIVVTLRDPSQAQVQDIVTAANAAITGEDIYNQGVFVNYSIDSCASLLEEVYISAIQDAQSRAQTMATALEVEIEPVPSVAESPFNLVYPPCDPEQRAQATSLWGSYGYGAGTYYDPNMPAEVQLQRDIFVTFPIRD; this comes from the coding sequence ATGAAACCTTTTTACAGCCATGGGTTGAGATTGAGTGTGACGGTGGCGATCGCCACTGTGTTAGGAATCGGTTTAGGGCAGGTTGGACAGGCGGCCACGCCGGTTGAGGCTGCCGCACCAGCAGTGGAAGAGACTGAGGCGAGTGGGCCAATCGCCCCGTCATGGTTGGAGTCTGAGCAGATTGCTCAGTTGCTCTACCCGCCTGTCAGCAACTCTCAAGGCTTGATGGTGGTTGGACAAGGTGTGGCTCGAAGACCAGCGGACTCGGTCAAAATTAGCATGAGCTTTTACCGCACTGACCCCTACTACGACTACTATGGCTGGGAAGAAGACGGTTCGGAACCTTATACCCCGCCAACGCCAGAACCGTTGACTGAAGCAGCTCTCCGCCCGGCCGTGAACGCTATTATTGCGACGGGTGTCCCGGCGACGGCTATTGAAATTGATCTCACCGGCAACATGGGTGGGTTCTATGGGACAGAGAATACGGCCTCGATTGTGGTCACGTTACGCGACCCTAGCCAAGCCCAAGTTCAGGACATCGTTACGGCTGCCAATGCAGCCATCACCGGGGAAGACATTTATAACCAGGGCGTGTTCGTCAATTACAGCATTGATAGCTGTGCATCCCTACTTGAGGAGGTGTATATCTCTGCCATCCAAGATGCCCAATCGCGAGCACAAACCATGGCTACAGCTTTAGAGGTGGAGATTGAGCCAGTTCCCTCGGTCGCAGAATCCCCCTTTAACCTGGTTTATCCACCCTGCGATCCTGAGCAACGTGCCCAAGCTACGTCTCTCTGGGGTAGTTACGGTTATGGAGCAGGAACGTATTACGATCCCAACATGCCGGCAGAGGTGCAACTGCAGCGCGATATTTTCGTGACCTTCCCGATTCGGGACTGA
- the thyX gene encoding FAD-dependent thymidylate synthase — MDRFTVALISQTPNPQQVIYGAMHQDYAEGFVWDERDRWPGEEKCGDVIVKQLLQGNRGHYGPLEHPQIVLNCGWFPHSTMQQIRTHRVGVSFDVQSFRYTGQRILDVIEGKRELEDVFYLRPLGSYSDRQGKKYDYTEDQRQQDLDWCLQACHRYAERIHQGFAEEHARGLIPFDIRQHWVMSANVRSLMHLLDLRWKADAQLEAQKLCEQIWPHFQVWVPAIAAWYEANRLKKARLSP, encoded by the coding sequence ATGGATCGGTTTACCGTTGCCCTAATTTCCCAAACCCCCAACCCCCAACAGGTGATCTACGGGGCAATGCACCAAGATTATGCAGAAGGCTTCGTGTGGGATGAACGCGATCGCTGGCCCGGCGAAGAAAAATGTGGCGACGTGATTGTCAAACAACTGCTCCAGGGCAATCGCGGCCATTATGGACCTCTCGAACATCCTCAAATTGTTCTCAACTGCGGCTGGTTTCCCCACAGCACCATGCAGCAAATTCGTACCCATCGCGTGGGCGTATCATTTGATGTTCAGTCCTTCCGATATACTGGACAACGGATCCTCGATGTGATAGAGGGAAAGCGGGAACTGGAAGATGTGTTCTACCTTCGGCCCTTAGGCAGCTATAGCGATCGCCAAGGCAAAAAGTACGACTACACCGAAGATCAGCGGCAGCAAGATTTAGACTGGTGTCTCCAAGCCTGCCATCGCTACGCCGAACGCATCCACCAAGGCTTTGCAGAAGAACATGCCCGGGGACTCATTCCCTTTGATATTCGTCAACATTGGGTGATGTCGGCCAATGTGCGATCGCTCATGCACCTGCTGGATCTACGCTGGAAAGCCGATGCTCAGCTAGAAGCCCAAAAGCTTTGTGAACAGATCTGGCCCCATTTCCAAGTCTGGGTGCCAGCGATCGCCGCCTGGTATGAAGCCAATCGCTTGAAAAAAGCTCGGCTGTCGCCCTAG
- a CDS encoding ArsA family ATPase, whose protein sequence is MNHYDFLRLAMFSGKGGVGKTTLSCGFARQWAQRFPQESILLISTDPAHSLGDVLQIPVDDTPRPLEDLPNLQVRALDADQLLQAFKADYGTVLELLVERGSFVEGTDLQPVWDLSWPGLDELMGILEIQRLLQSEGFDRIVVDMAPSGHALNLLELMDFLDSFLGALELFQEKHQVVTQTLTGRYTEDDADTFIQDMKRDLADGRSLLQDPTQTACLVVAIPEPMSWLESDRLIQSLGRLQIPVGGIFVNHLQRRAGEQSSGTDWQPCYSEQQEMLDKFLDLLEPGQVFAVPEQDKEPVGGAALDRVMAQVVSAETVAIAPRGNTPVVQWPEPVPPSFPDFIGEQRKLILLGGKGGVGKTTVAAAIAWGMASQYPDRNVRVISIDPAHSLGDAFGQQLSHTPADVAANLSAQEVDATQILDEFRDDYLWELAEMMSGDTGEDESLQIAYGPQAWRQIVAQALPGIDEMLSLMTVMELLEQGKQDLIVLDTAPTGHLLRFLEMPTAMGDWLSWIFKLWIKYQNVVGRTEFMGRQRTLRKRVMTAQKKLTDPAHTEFISVVQAQSAIVAETQRLTTSMESLELYHRFIVHNRYRPEQPLVADTFPNQTVVCLPMLPRAIAPLEQIQGAARLLF, encoded by the coding sequence ATGAATCACTACGATTTTCTAAGACTGGCAATGTTTAGCGGCAAGGGCGGGGTTGGTAAGACCACCCTCTCCTGCGGCTTTGCCCGACAGTGGGCCCAGCGGTTCCCCCAGGAATCGATCTTGTTGATCTCCACCGATCCAGCCCATTCCCTCGGCGATGTATTGCAAATCCCTGTGGATGATACACCGCGCCCCCTAGAGGATCTGCCGAATCTGCAGGTGCGGGCTCTGGATGCCGACCAACTGTTGCAGGCCTTCAAGGCGGACTATGGGACGGTGCTGGAGCTATTGGTGGAACGGGGTAGCTTTGTAGAAGGCACAGACCTGCAGCCAGTATGGGATCTAAGCTGGCCGGGCTTGGATGAGCTGATGGGGATTTTAGAAATTCAGCGGTTGCTGCAGTCAGAAGGCTTCGATCGCATTGTGGTAGACATGGCTCCCAGCGGTCATGCGTTGAATTTGCTGGAACTCATGGACTTTTTGGATAGCTTCCTAGGCGCGCTGGAGCTATTCCAGGAAAAGCATCAGGTGGTCACCCAAACCCTCACCGGCCGCTACACCGAGGATGATGCGGATACGTTTATTCAAGACATGAAGCGGGATTTGGCAGATGGGCGATCGCTCCTGCAAGATCCAACCCAGACGGCTTGTCTAGTAGTGGCCATTCCAGAACCCATGAGCTGGCTAGAGAGCGATCGCCTCATCCAGTCCCTCGGACGGCTCCAGATTCCCGTGGGCGGCATTTTTGTGAATCATCTCCAGCGCAGGGCTGGGGAACAGAGCTCAGGTACCGACTGGCAGCCCTGTTACTCCGAACAGCAGGAGATGCTAGACAAGTTTTTGGATCTCCTTGAACCCGGGCAAGTGTTTGCGGTGCCGGAGCAGGATAAGGAACCGGTGGGCGGTGCAGCGCTGGATCGGGTGATGGCGCAGGTGGTATCGGCAGAAACGGTGGCGATCGCTCCTAGGGGAAACACGCCAGTGGTGCAGTGGCCCGAGCCAGTGCCCCCCAGTTTTCCGGATTTCATCGGTGAACAGCGCAAGCTCATTTTGCTCGGCGGTAAGGGCGGCGTAGGCAAAACCACCGTGGCGGCAGCGATCGCTTGGGGGATGGCCAGCCAATATCCCGATCGCAACGTGCGGGTCATTTCCATTGATCCAGCCCATTCCCTCGGGGATGCTTTTGGGCAACAGTTGTCCCATACCCCGGCAGATGTAGCAGCTAACCTCAGCGCCCAGGAAGTGGATGCCACCCAGATTTTGGATGAATTCCGGGATGACTATCTGTGGGAACTGGCGGAGATGATGAGCGGCGATACAGGCGAGGATGAAAGCTTGCAAATTGCCTACGGCCCCCAAGCTTGGCGGCAAATTGTAGCCCAGGCGCTGCCAGGGATTGATGAAATGCTGTCCTTGATGACCGTGATGGAACTGCTGGAGCAGGGCAAGCAGGATTTGATTGTGTTGGATACGGCTCCCACCGGTCACCTGCTGCGATTTTTGGAAATGCCAACGGCGATGGGCGACTGGCTCTCCTGGATTTTCAAACTGTGGATTAAATATCAAAACGTGGTGGGACGGACGGAATTTATGGGCCGCCAGCGGACGCTGCGAAAGCGGGTGATGACGGCGCAGAAAAAGCTCACGGATCCAGCCCATACGGAATTTATTAGCGTAGTGCAGGCTCAGTCGGCCATTGTGGCGGAAACCCAGCGGCTGACGACGTCGATGGAATCTTTAGAGCTCTACCATCGCTTTATCGTGCATAATCGCTATCGTCCAGAACAGCCCCTCGTGGCAGATACCTTCCCCAACCAAACCGTCGTTTGCCTACCCATGCTGCCGAGGGCGATCGCCCCTCTTGAGCAAATTCAAGGGGCCGCTAGGCTATTATTCTGA
- the cax gene encoding calcium/proton exchanger: MSVKNTVLIGLLVFVPISVAAHLMHMGALVVFATAALAILPLAAWMGTATEEIAVVSGPTLGGLLNATFGNATELIIALIALNAGLIEVVKASITGSILGNLLLVMGLSMFLGGLRYKEQEFQPVLARLNASSMNLAVIAILLPTAVNFTSTGIEESQMQRLSAAVAVVLIGVYLLTLLFSMKTHSYLCEAGEVDLELNEEGEDATGHRPNLWLWVGVLLGATLLVALESELLVGALEEATEQLGLTQLFTGVILLPIIGNAAEHATAVTVAMKNKMDLSVSVAVGSSLQIALFVAPVLVLAGWVMGQPMDLNFNPFELVAVAVAVLIANSISSDGRSNWLEGSLLLATYAVLSLAFFFHPIVEGIG, from the coding sequence ATGTCAGTCAAAAATACTGTCTTGATTGGACTGTTGGTGTTTGTGCCGATTTCTGTGGCTGCCCATCTCATGCACATGGGAGCACTGGTGGTATTTGCCACGGCTGCGCTAGCTATTTTGCCCTTGGCCGCTTGGATGGGCACAGCAACGGAGGAAATTGCGGTGGTATCGGGGCCAACCTTAGGTGGACTGCTCAATGCCACTTTTGGCAATGCAACGGAGCTGATTATTGCCCTGATTGCTCTGAATGCTGGTCTGATTGAAGTGGTCAAAGCCAGCATCACCGGGTCGATTCTCGGCAACCTGCTGCTGGTCATGGGGCTATCGATGTTTCTGGGAGGCTTGCGCTACAAGGAGCAGGAATTTCAACCGGTTTTAGCGCGATTGAACGCCTCGTCGATGAACTTGGCAGTGATTGCCATTTTGTTGCCCACCGCCGTCAATTTCACCTCCACGGGGATTGAGGAATCTCAAATGCAGCGCCTATCTGCCGCTGTGGCCGTGGTTTTAATTGGGGTATACTTGCTCACCCTGCTATTCTCCATGAAAACCCACAGCTATCTTTGTGAAGCCGGAGAAGTGGATCTGGAGCTGAACGAGGAGGGAGAAGACGCCACCGGGCATCGTCCCAATCTCTGGTTGTGGGTGGGGGTGTTGCTGGGAGCCACGCTGCTGGTGGCGCTCGAATCAGAACTACTGGTGGGGGCTTTAGAGGAAGCGACCGAGCAACTGGGGTTGACTCAGCTCTTTACCGGCGTGATTTTGCTCCCGATTATTGGCAATGCGGCAGAACACGCCACAGCAGTCACCGTGGCGATGAAAAACAAAATGGACTTATCGGTCTCGGTGGCGGTGGGATCAAGCTTACAAATTGCCCTATTTGTTGCGCCAGTGCTGGTGTTGGCAGGCTGGGTGATGGGACAACCCATGGATCTCAACTTCAATCCCTTTGAACTGGTTGCCGTGGCCGTAGCCGTACTGATCGCCAATTCCATTAGCTCCGATGGGCGATCCAACTGGTTGGAAGGCAGCTTATTGCTAGCCACCTACGCGGTGCTGAGTCTGGCATTCTTCTTCCATCCGATCGTTGAAGGCATTGGCTAA
- a CDS encoding GH1 family beta-glucosidase, which yields MPPGMHVAPQGRSQAAVVGSSPMVSYQFPSGFQWGAATAAYQIEGAIAADGRRPSVWDTFSETPGRVLNGDTGAIACDHYHSYQDDVKRMVDLGIRHYRFSIAWPRIIPEGRGTVNEAGIDFYRRLVDYLRDHGITPHATLFHWDSPQALEDAYGSWRDRQMAYDFADYVTAVVQRLGDRITHWMTLNEIACFTHLGYGVNQVPPHAPGTVVSQPKGVWQTSHHALLAHGLGCQAIRAASPQPCSIALVDNFFVPVPISETPEHIAACQQAFSRLHSNGGIIQPALTGQYSPALLEQLGDQAPDIQDGDLAIIHQPIDALGINIYSGVYVRAADSDQGYDVLDFPPGYPRLHMPWLQVIPDALYWSIRHISDTLDRPDLQLFISENGCAAQDQVTDQGEVIDSDRILYLREHLRAAHRAVQEGYPLTGYFVWSLLDNFEWAWGYDRRFGIIYVDYASQTRIPKASYHWYADCISQNRVV from the coding sequence ATGCCGCCGGGGATGCATGTCGCTCCCCAAGGGCGATCGCAGGCAGCAGTAGTCGGGAGCAGTCCTATGGTCAGCTATCAATTTCCATCTGGGTTTCAGTGGGGGGCAGCCACGGCGGCCTACCAAATTGAAGGGGCGATCGCTGCCGATGGACGGCGTCCTAGCGTGTGGGATACGTTCAGCGAAACGCCGGGACGGGTGCTAAATGGCGATACAGGAGCGATCGCCTGTGATCACTACCACTCCTACCAAGATGATGTAAAACGCATGGTGGATCTAGGCATCCGCCACTATCGCTTTAGTATCGCCTGGCCGCGCATTATCCCTGAAGGTCGAGGAACGGTGAATGAAGCCGGGATCGATTTCTATCGCCGCCTCGTAGACTATCTGCGGGATCACGGGATCACCCCCCATGCCACCCTGTTTCACTGGGATAGCCCACAAGCGCTAGAGGATGCCTATGGATCGTGGCGCGATCGCCAAATGGCCTACGATTTTGCTGACTATGTGACGGCCGTGGTGCAACGGTTGGGCGATCGCATCACCCACTGGATGACCCTGAATGAAATTGCCTGCTTTACCCATCTAGGCTACGGCGTGAACCAAGTGCCGCCCCACGCCCCAGGCACCGTGGTGTCCCAGCCCAAGGGCGTTTGGCAAACCTCCCACCATGCGCTGCTGGCCCATGGTCTTGGCTGCCAGGCCATCCGTGCCGCTTCTCCCCAACCCTGCTCCATCGCCTTGGTGGATAACTTCTTCGTGCCCGTACCGATTAGCGAAACCCCGGAGCATATCGCTGCCTGTCAGCAAGCGTTTTCCCGGCTCCATAGCAACGGCGGCATTATCCAGCCAGCCCTGACCGGTCAGTATAGCCCGGCTTTGCTAGAGCAGCTTGGGGATCAAGCTCCCGATATCCAAGATGGCGATTTGGCAATCATCCATCAACCCATTGATGCCCTGGGGATCAATATCTATTCCGGGGTCTATGTGCGAGCGGCGGATTCTGATCAAGGATATGACGTGCTAGACTTTCCTCCCGGTTACCCACGCCTGCATATGCCTTGGCTACAGGTGATCCCCGATGCCCTGTATTGGAGTATTCGCCACATCAGCGACACCCTCGATCGCCCCGATCTGCAGCTTTTCATTAGCGAGAATGGCTGTGCGGCTCAGGATCAGGTGACGGATCAGGGTGAGGTCATCGACAGCGATCGCATTCTGTACCTACGAGAACACCTACGAGCCGCCCATCGCGCCGTGCAGGAGGGCTATCCCCTCACTGGCTATTTTGTTTGGAGTTTGCTGGATAATTTTGAATGGGCCTGGGGCTACGATCGCCGCTTTGGCATCATTTATGTGGACTATGCCAGCCAGACCCGCATTCCCAAGGCTAGCTATCACTGGTATGCCGACTGCATAAGCCAAAACCGAGTCGTTTAG
- a CDS encoding zf-TFIIB domain-containing protein — MQCPKDKNVELTSSLLADAMQVQCCPDCKGTWIPPEQYIEWKQQQPAVESTLPKPTLDVDYATSPLDARAALCPDCRHYLARAKVNLKQPFYVERCPNCGGIWCDHGEWEVLQELGLHTSIERLFSSEWQARVKEQNYAERERQATRDKLGTELAEKIFELAGLLENHPNGDFGVAYLMRRFDR; from the coding sequence GTGCAGTGTCCAAAAGATAAGAACGTTGAACTCACCAGCAGTTTACTGGCGGACGCCATGCAGGTGCAGTGCTGCCCAGATTGTAAAGGCACCTGGATTCCTCCAGAGCAATATATTGAGTGGAAACAGCAGCAGCCCGCCGTGGAGTCTACGCTACCGAAACCCACGCTGGATGTAGATTATGCCACGTCGCCCTTGGATGCTCGGGCGGCCCTCTGTCCTGACTGTCGTCATTACCTGGCCCGGGCCAAGGTGAACTTAAAGCAGCCTTTTTACGTGGAGCGCTGTCCCAACTGTGGTGGCATCTGGTGCGACCATGGCGAATGGGAGGTGCTGCAAGAACTGGGGCTACACACGTCGATTGAACGGCTCTTCTCTAGTGAGTGGCAGGCGCGGGTGAAAGAACAAAACTATGCCGAACGGGAGCGCCAGGCTACGCGGGATAAGCTGGGCACGGAGCTGGCGGAGAAAATTTTTGAATTGGCCGGACTCCTGGAAAATCATCCCAACGGGGATTTTGGTGTGGCCTATTTAATGCGACGGTTTGATCGGTAA
- the patD gene encoding heterocyst frequency control protein PatD, with the protein MVPMLSLPYQSRYQTLKEQLQVVERLAIASQPDVAQVQSAFLQAQQWFQQAILDDTEAAIPEAIAGEVQAYGVELNKQIRLLGIDVMFLQSSRQTQTRMQRQAQMRDRLQLLQTYCDRVLSLRSDPAAADGSDA; encoded by the coding sequence ATGGTTCCGATGCTCTCTCTACCCTACCAGTCCCGCTATCAAACCCTCAAAGAGCAGTTGCAGGTTGTGGAGCGTTTGGCGATCGCTTCTCAGCCCGACGTCGCTCAGGTGCAGTCCGCCTTCCTGCAGGCGCAGCAGTGGTTTCAGCAAGCCATTTTGGATGATACAGAGGCCGCGATCCCCGAGGCGATCGCAGGGGAGGTGCAGGCCTATGGGGTGGAGCTGAATAAGCAGATACGGTTGCTGGGTATCGATGTGATGTTTTTGCAATCCTCGCGCCAGACCCAAACCCGGATGCAGCGCCAGGCTCAGATGCGCGATCGCCTGCAGTTGCTACAAACCTATTGCGATCGTGTCCTGTCCCTCAGATCTGATCCCGCTGCCGCAGATGGTTCCGACGCATAG